Within the Maridesulfovibrio zosterae DSM 11974 genome, the region GCATTGTCTTCCTGCACACAGGGGAGAGGAAGTTACCGCTGAGGTTCTGGATGGTCCGAACTCAATTATCTTTGATCAGGCGGAGAACAGGCTTCACATGCAGAAAGCTATCCTTGAGTGGGCTGTCAATGGAATTGACGTTGACCTTGAAGCTGTTTCCAAGGTGCTTGGTCCTGTTCAGGCTGTTCCCCATATGCATACAATAGAATAATATATTTAGAAGGTTTAATAAAATGAGTAAAATTGAAAAAGTAGTTTTGGCTTATTCTGGTGGGCTTGATACTTCCATTATTCTAAAATGGATTAAAAACGAGTATGATTGTGAAGTAATCACTCTTACAGCTGACTTAGGTCAGGGGGAAGAACTTGATGGTATCGAAGAAAAGGCTCTTAGTACAGGTGCTACAAAAGCATTTGTAGAAGATCTGCGTGAAGAATTCGCCCGTGATTTTATTTTTCCATGTTTCCGTGCCAGTGCCATTTACGAAGGTCGTTACCTGCTTGGAACTTCCATCGCACGTCCATTGATTGCCAAGAGAATGGTTGAGATTGCTGAAAGCGAGGGTGCTCAGGCTTTGGCTCATGGAGCTACAGGTAAAGGTAATGATCAGGTTCGTTTCGAGCTTGCTGGTATGGGCATGAACCCAAGGCTCAAGACTATTGCTCCATGGCGTGAATGGGATCTGAAATCACGTACTGATCTGATGGAATATGCTAAGGAAAATGGGATTGATATTCCTGTTACTCGCAAAAAACCATGGTCCATGGATGCCAACCTGCTGCATGTAAGCTTTGAAGGTTCAGAACTTGAAGATCCTTGGAATGCTCCTTCTCCCGAATCATACAGATATTGTACTCCTATTGAGAAAGCTCCTGATGAGGCTGAAGTAATCACTCTTGATTTTGAAAAAGGTGATCCTGTTGCTATCAATGGTGTGAAATACTCTCCTGCAGCTCTTATTGAGAAGCTCAATGAGCTTGGCGGAAAACATGGTATTGGCCGTGTAGACATGGTTGAAAACAGATTTGTCGGTATGAAGTCCCGTGGTGTATATGAAACACCCGGTGGAACTATCATCCATACTGCTCATCGTGATCTCGAAGGATTATGTATGGACCGCGAGGTAATGCATCTCAGAGACAGTCTGATACCTAAGTATGCAGAGATGATTTATAACGGTTTCTGGTACGCTCCGGAACGTATAGCTCTTCAGGCTATGATTGATGAAACTCAGAAGACTATTACCGGTACTGTAAGATTAAAACTTTACAAGGGTAATGTCATTCCTGAAGGTCGTAAGTCTCCTTATTCACTGTACCGTGAAGATCTTGCTACCTTTGAAGAAGATGAAGTCTACAACCAGAAAGATGCAGAAGGTTTTATCAAACTTGTAGGTCTGCGTCTTAAAGGCAAAACTTCTTCAGGATCAAACTGGATCAAAGAAGGCGATGTCTGCGAAGAGTAATTGTTAATAATTCCCGGGTGGATAACTTCTGTGCGGGTAATATAAAAATCCTGCTCTTGTTCATTTGAAAGAACGAGGGTAGGATTTTTCTTTAAAGTTAAATTTTAAGGTTAGTCGACAGCTTTATTTTCAGACAAAAGGGCTTGGGATTCTTGAGTCTTTTTTAATGATTCAAGCTGTTAGAGGCAAACTCTTTTCATTCTTCAAAAGCGCAAAAGCGCAACACCTCCCTGACCTTGATGGTCTGCTGGAGGTATTCATGAGGTAAAATATGGCTGATAATAAATTGTGGGGCGGCAGATTTGCCCAGAAGACAGCTGCGTCTGTGGAAGATTACACTGAATCAGTTAGTTATGATCGGAATTTGTACCGTGAAGATATTGCAGGTTCACAGGCTCATGCTAAAATGCTTGCGGAGCAGGGGGTTCTTACTGTTGAAGAAGCTGAAACACTGGTTAAAGGTCTCGATCAGGTTTTTGAAGAAATTGAGTCAGGCAAATTTGAATGGAAAAAGGAGATGGAAGATCTCCACATGAACATTGAAAGTCGGCTCACGGAAATAGTAGGTTCTGTCGGTGGCAAATTGCATACCGGACGTAGCAGGAATGATCAGGTTGCTACAACATTTAGGCTTAATGTTGTCCATTCTCTTGAAGCATGGAAAGTTGCTCTTGAAAAACTTATCGCAGTTTTTACAACTAAGGCTGAAGCTCATACCGATGTTCTTCTCCCTGGGTATACGCATCTTCAGCCTGCACAGCCTGTAAGTCTTGCCCACCATATGCTTGCATATGCTTGGATGTTCAAACGTGATCACAGTCGTGTCTGTGACTGTCTGAAAAGAGCAAATGTCTGTCCGTTGGGCGCAGCCGCTTTGGCAGGAACCACCTATCCGCTCAAACCGTCAGTCTCTGCGCAGCATCTAGGAATGGAAGATACTTTTCGCAATAGTCTTGATGCCGTTTCCGACCGTGACTTTGTTATGGAAGCCATGTTTGCAGGAAGTCTTATTATGACTCATCTGAGTCGTATATGTGAAGAGCTTATAATCTGGGCTAATCCATGTTTTGGATTTATTAAATTACCGGATGCTTTTTCAACTGGTTCATCCATCATGCCGCAGAAAAAAAATCCTGACGTATGTGAGCTTATGCGTGGTAAAACAGGAAGGGTGTACGGAGATCTTTTTTCTCTCATGACTATTTGTAAAGGACTTCCACTGGCATACAACCGTGATATGCAGGAAGATAAAGAGCCGTTTTTTGATGTCGACAAGACTGTTCATGCATCTGTCTCAATTATGGCGGATATGATGGAAGCTATGGGTTTTAATCCTCAGAATATGAAAGCAGCACTTAAGAAGGGCTTCTTAAATGCTACAGAGCTTGCTGATTATCTCGTGGGAAAAGGGATTCCATTTCGTGAAGCTCATCATATTACAGGTTCTGCTGTGGCTTATGCAGAAAAGGCTTCTAAGGGACTTGAAGATTTAACAATTGAAGAACTAAAGACTTTTTCAGATAAAATAGATGGTGATGTTTTTGAGATTCTTTCATACGAAGCAGCAGTTAAACGTAGAGTTTCACCCGGTGGAACTGGTCCTGAGTCTGTTAAAGCTCAGATTAGCGAGTTGAAAGATTGGCTGGCTTAGTTTCATCCTGTTCGTTGATATGTATTAAAAACTCCACCTATAATAGGTGGAGTTTTTTATTTAGGCCTTTTTAAAAAGAATAGAATTGATAGTGGAGGCTGCTTATGCAATAAAATAAGATATGGTTCTATCTTTTCACAGGAGGTTTCAGTGTTTACTAGGATTTTACAATTTTTTGATTTTTCTGACTGGAGTTTTTTTTCCAGCAGTCATCATATACAGATGTCTATACTACGTCGGATTGCCGGTGTGAGTGTCTTACTGGCTGTTTGTGTAGGATCAATTGCTTATTATAGTGAAATGCGAAACGTTGGGCAGGAAGTCGGGCAGATGGCCATAAATCAGGTTGATTACACAATGAAAAACAGCCTTCCATTGATAACTAATCCTACCAAAGAAAATCTTGTAAAATTGAACAGTATATTAAAAATTGATCTTGATAGAAGCGACTTTGTGCTCATTGAATTATATACTCCTGAAAAAGAGGAAATGGCTGAAGCTGCTCAGGCAGGAGTTGAAAGTATAGATCAACAGGCTGCGATTCATGGAAAGGAACTTCTTAAGCAGGAACAGACTACCTATCGTAATTTTGTGACAGGTGGACATCATTATGTTCAGGTATTTACAGCTCTTAAAGATCAAGGAGAGATAAATGTCGGCTATTTTGAGGGGTTATATAGAGTTTCTGACGCAAAATGGTCTGCAATAGTCAGCAGAGTATACTATATTGTCGGTTTTGTAGTTTTTGCTGTTCTTGGAACCGCGGCGATATTGTATCCTATAATTTGCCGACTTATTAGTGGTATTTTAAGCTTTTCAACTAATTTAGCTGAAGCCAATATAGGTATGTTGATTTCAATGGGGGCTGCAATAGCCAAGAGAGACTGTGATACTGATGCACATAACTACAGGGTAACTATTCTTGCTGTTATGCTTGCTGAATCATTAGGTTTATCTGCTGAAAAAATACGTACTTTGATTGTTGGGTCTTTTCTGCACGATGTCGGAAAGATTGCCATTGCAGATGCAATACTTTTGAAGCCGGGTAAGTTGAATGAAGATGAGTGGACAATAATGAAGACTCATGTTGATCATGGTGTGGATGTGGTTAAAGAGCATGCATGGCTTGCTCAGGCTATTCCTGTTGTACATGCCCACCATGAAAAGTATGATGGCACAGGTTATCCAAGCGGTTTAACAGGTGAAAATATTCCCCTCGGCGCTAGGATTTTTGCTCTGGCAGATGTCTTTGACGCACTCTATTCCAAAAGACCTTACAAAGATCCATTTCCTTTTGAAAAGTGCCTAAGTATAATTGAAGAGGGCAGTGGAAATCATTTCGATCCTATGCTTGTTGAACCTTTTATAAAAGTTGCAAAAAAATTTGTAACTGTTCCTGATTTAGAAAAAACAGAGGTTCTGCGACCTATTCTTGTAAAATATATTGATAATTATTTTCAAATCATTTTGGATAAATAGATAAAAGTCACATGTTTTTATGAGATTGTTTTGGATATAAAAACACGACTCATAGTGAGCTTTTTCATACAATCAGTTTTTTTGGGTCACAATTTTAAGATCTTCAATGTCAGTATTTTGTATGTGTTCAATCAACCATACAGTAAAAAAAATATTCATATGTTCAGCTAAAGAAATAGGGTCTGTTATTTCTTGAAGTCTAAATTCTTCAATTTGTTCAGCCATAAGTCTGTGCTTTTCTTTATGCTCCTCTATAGAAACTAAGCCATGCTTTTCAAGCAGTTTTTCCTCTGTTTCAAAATGATAGAGAGTGTAGAGATGGAGTTCCTCTATTATCCTGGATATGTCTTCTGGAGAATTTTCATTGATGCTCTTTTTGATTTTTTTAAGCAGAGTAAAGAAAGTTTGATGCTGACTGTCAATTAGCCCTATTCCAGTGTGAAGAGAATGCGCAGAGATTTCTTCATTGCTCATATTTGTATCCTCTAAAATATAATTGCAACTTATTTAAAACTATAATCATTCATGATTATAGTTCCTTTTCATTCATATCATTATTTAGTATAGATTGTGAACTTTATTCTTGAAATTTTATAATATAAAATTGTAGGCAATTTTTTTTAAAGACTATAAATGTATGAGGGATGATAATTAAGCGTAAAATGGCGGAAGTGTATAGGAGTCGAACCTACCGACGAGCGTTAACCCGTCCACTGGATTTGAAGTCCAGGCGCCACACCGGTGACGATACACTTCCATTACGGAGAAAAATCAGCTACCAATTTTATGAAGTAAGAGCAAGCATTAATAATATTTCTGAATTTGGCTTGCCTTTTCTTCGATTAGTCTTATTAATAGCTGATTGATACTGAAAACAAAACGTAAATACAGTCTGATTATTGTTTGTAACTTATTTGCTGACAATAACAGGCGCATATCAAGGAGATTTACTTTGAATAGTTTTGCCAAGAATCTCTTGGTCTGGGTAACAATCATGCTGGTTATGATTGTTTTGTTCAATCTTTTCAACCAGCCACAGACTTCCCAGCTCAAACTTTCCTACACTGATTTTCTTATGAGAGTCGATGAAGGTGAGGTCATACAGGTTAAGATTCAAGGGCAGAAAATCAGTGGTGTAATGGTTGGAGATAAACGCTTCGTTACCTATACACCTGATGATCCAAGCCTTGTAAGTAATTTAATTAAAAAGAAGATCGAAGTTGTTGCTGAACCTGAAGAAGAAGCTCCATGGTATATGACTTTATTTATATCATGGTTTCCTATGCTGCTTTTAGTTGGTGTTTGGATTTTCTTTATGCGCCAGATGCAGGGTGGCGGTGGAGGCCGTGGCGGAGCTATGTCCTTCGGTCGTTCAAAAGCCCGTATGCTTAATGAAGAAACTGCCCGAGTCACTTTTGAAGATGTTGCGGGTGTTGATGAAGCAAAGGCCGAACTTGAAGAAGTTGTTCAGTTTCTGAGTGAACCGAAAAAATTTACACGTTTAGGTGGTCGCATACCTAAAGGTGTTCTTTTAGTAGGCCCTCCCGGTACAGGTAAAACTCTGCTTGCCCGTGCTGTTGCCGGTGAAGCAGGAGTCCCGTTTTTTTCCATCTCCGGTTCCGACTTTGTTGAAATGTTTGTCGGTGTAGGTGCTTCTCGTGTGCGTGATCTTTTTGCGCAGGGTAAAAAGAATGCTCCTTGTCTGATTTTTATTGATGAAATAGACGCTGTTGGGCGCCAGCGTGGTGCCGGACTAGGCGGTGGACATGATGAGCGTGAGCAGACCCTTAACCAGCTTCTGGTAGAAATGGACGGTTTTGAGTCCAATGAAGGCGTTATTCTCATTGCAGCCACCAACAGGCCTGATGTTCTGGACCCGGCTCTTCTTAGACCAGGTCGTTTTGACCGTCAGGTTGTTGTGCCTACTCCTGATGTACAGGGAAGGGCTCATATCCTTAAAGTTCATACCCGCAAGACTCCTCTTGCCGGTGAAATTGATCTTGATGTAATTGCTCGCGGTACGCCCGGATTTTCCGGTGCAGATCTTGAGAACCTTGTTAACGAGGCCGCTCTTTACGCCGCAAAAAATAATCAGGATCATGTTCTCATGGTCGATTTTGAAGAGGCCAAAGACAAAGTCCTTATGGGGCGTGAACGTCGCAGTCTTATTCTAACTGACGAAGAGAAAAAGACTACTGCATATCATGAAGCAGGTCATGCTTTGATTGCAAAGCTGCTTGAAAATACTGACCCTGTTCATAAAGTTACTATTATCCCTCGTGGACGGGCTCTTGGTGTCACTCAGCAGCTACCTGTAGATGATCGTCATAACTATTCCAAAGGATACCTTGAGGATACTCTCGTAATGTTACTTGGCGGACGTGTGGCAGAAGAGTTGATCTTGAATCAGATGACCACCGGAGCAAGTAATGATATTGAGCGTGCTACAAAGATGGCCCGCAGCATGGTTTGTCAGTGGGGTATGAGTGAAAAGCTCGGTCCTATGACTTTCGGTGAGACCAATGATCAGGTTTTTCTTGGAAAAGATTTTGGACATCAGAGAGATTTCAGTGAAGATACTTCACGTCTTATCGATTCTGAAGTCAGAAGAATTATTGATACTGCTCATGAAACAGCAAGGCAGCTTCTGGCTGAACACGAAGAAGATCTTCATAAGTTGGCAGAAGCTCTGCTTGAGCGTGAGACTATCTCCGGTGCCGATATAGATACTCTCATGGATGGCGGGGTACTTCCCCCTCTTGAACCAGTCTCTACAGCAAAACCAGCTACAGCGGCGCGTGCTTACGGTTCTACCTCTAAAACAGGCTATACACCTGTTAAAGAGGCTAAGGATGATAAAGATTCTGAAGAGAAAGATGAGTTTTCTTTTGATGAGAAACCATCAGACGAAGATTCTAAAGTCTCTGAAGTCAGTGTAGATGAAAAAGAAACTGACGAAGTTAAAGCTTCTGATGATAAAAAAAGCTCTGAATAAGGTTCGTATGACCAAAGATTATTCATGGACCATAAAAGGGGGTAGGGTATTAGGCCCTGCCCCTTTTTTTATTGCAGGTATTGTTAATGTTACTCCTGATTCATTTTATGACGGGGGAAAGAATTTCGACTATCAGCAGGCCGTTGCGCACGGCGTTGAGTTAGCTCGACAGGGCGCACATATCCTTGATGTGGGTGGAGAAAGCACCAGACCTTTTGCTGATCCTGTGTCCGTTAAGGATGAACTTGAACGAGTTATTCCGGTTGTCCGTGAACTCTCAAGTAAATATGTAGTGTCTGTTGATACTGTAAAGAGTGAGGTTGCCCGTGCAGCTCTTGAAAATGGGGCAGGAATTATCAATGATGTTTCAGCCTTTGCACAAGACCCAGCTCTCCTTGAAGTTATTGGAGATTCAAAACCTGGTTATGTTTTAATGCATAGTCAGGGGACTCCTGAAAAGATGCAATTATCTCCGCACTATGATAATATCATAGAAGAGATTTTAACTTTTTTTAAAAAAAGTCTTGAAAAACTCGTAAAATCAGGCTTACCGGAAAGAAATATTGTAGTTGATCCAGGCATTGGATTTGGGAAAAGTTTAGAGCATAATCTTGATATTTTGCGTAATATCGACAAGATCATGGACCTCGGATTTCCAGTTTATATGGGGCTGTCTAATAAATCCTTGTGGGGTAAGCTGCTTGGTCTCAAACCGGATGAAAGACAAAATGCAACACAAGCGGCAACAGCTGTTCTTGCTGCTAAGGGAGTTCCCATTCATAGGGTTCATGAGGTTGCATTAACCAGTCAGACGTTAAAGATTGTACAGGAGATTAGCGGGGCATATTGATGTTTGAGTTTCTGGGCTTTCAGATTTCATGGAAAGAGCTTCTGGACATAGGTCTTGTAGCTGTTGTCTATTTTTATATTATCCTGCTGGTACGTGGTACTCGTGCAGCAGCGGTGATATGGGGCCTGTTGCTTGTGCTTACAGTTTATTACGTATCAGATGTTTTTGGTCTGTATACGTTAAACTGGTTGCTAACTAATTTTCTTAGTTCAATTTTTCTTGTTATTATTGTTCTTTTTCAGCGTGACATTCGAAAAGGTTTGGCACAGATGGGCGCCGGGCGGCTATGGCACAAAAAGGATTTTGAATTAGCTGTGATAGATGAAATCGGCGCTGCTATGGATTCTATGGCCCGGCAGAAGATCGGGGCTTTGGTGGTTATTCAAAAGAATGTCCCTCTTGGTGATATCATTGAAAAAGGTGTAGAAATTAATGGAAAGGTCAGCAAGCAGTTGCTGATTAATATTTTTTGGCCGGACACCCCCCTGCATGATGGGGCTGTGGTAATTGATTCAGATAAAATTGTGGCGGCTTCCTGTATTTTGCCGCTGGCGCAGGTGTCTACCAGACAAAGCGCTGTCGGTACCAGACATAGAGCCGCCTTAGGTATAAGTGAAGAAACTGATGCTATTGCAATTATTGTTTCAGAGGAACGCGGAACTATTTCTGTCGCTATAGGCGGAAAGCTCACAACTAGTCTTGATATTGTCAGGCTGAAACGTGTTTTAAGGAACGTGTTTGATTAATATGACAGCACAGCGTTGGAAAATAGCCGCTCTGGCTCTTATGATGTCCGTCTTGACATGGTACCTTGTTACCGGTCGTGAGTTGGTGGAAACATGGGTTGAATTCCCGATGGAAATTATTAATCCCCCACAGGGAATGATAATCCGTGACGGTATGATTACTAAGGTTTCTGCGCGCCTTAGAGGTCCTAAGGGACTTATTCGCAGCCTTGATACTAAAAAGCTAGCTTATTCGCTTGATACTGGAAATTTAGTGGTTGGCAGCAATCCTGTGAATATTATTCCTGAACAGCTCGGGCTAGGGAGTGCTTTGGAGGTTGTTGAAATTAAGCCTTCACATATTAATCTTGTGATGGATATGTACGTGAAGAAACAGGTTGAAGTTGTTCCTGCCTGGACTGGTGATTTACATCGTGACTTTACTCTTAAGAAAAAGTACAGCGAACCTACTGAAGTTACTTTGCGAGGACCTGCTTCAATTTTGAAAAAGGTTGGCCAAGTACAAACTCAGCCGATTGTTGTTGATACAAATACACCTGAGAATTGGACTGGTGATGTTCCGTTGCGCCTGCCTGATGAAGTGGAATCAAATCCGGGGGTAGTTTCTGTTACTCTCGAATTTGCTGTGCGCAAAGGAAAGATGTGGGTAAAAGTTCCTCTCTATATTCTGGGGCCTGAGGATGTTGATTTTTCTGCCAGTCAGAATTTCGTAAGACTGCTTATAGAGGGGCCGAAACCCTTTTTCCGTAAAAGCGGATTCAGAAATGAAATAACAGCTTCAATTGATCTTAATGCAACAATTCCCATTGGGAAAAACGTAGTCCCTTATGAAGTAAGTCTTCCTAAAGGTTGCATTGTTAAAAAGAGAAAGCCGGAAGCTATAACTGTAACAATATCGAGACAGACACCTGAAGGTCACTAGATTGGATGTCTGATAATTTTTTGGGAGATTGTGGATGAGTAAACGTTTATTCGGTACTGACGGATTGCGCGGTCAAGTTAATATTTTTCCAATGACTGCTGAGATTGCGCTGCGTCTCGGCCTTGCAGCCGGTTCGTATTTCAGGAACGGAAAACAGCGTCATAAGGTTATTATCGGTAAGGATACTCGCTTGTCCGGCTATGTTTTTGAGTACGCTCTTACTGCTGGGCTTTGTGCTATGGGAATGGATGTTTTTCAGGTCGGCCCTATGCCTACTCCAGCAGTTTCATTTCTGACTAGGAATATGCGTGCTGATATTGGGATTGTTATTTCAGCTTCCCATAATCCTTTCATGGATAACGGTATTAAATTTTTTGATTCACAAGGGTTTAAACTACCGGATAGTGCCGAAGATGAAATCTCAGCAATGGTTTTGTCTAAAGATGATAACTGGG harbors:
- the argH gene encoding argininosuccinate lyase, translating into MADNKLWGGRFAQKTAASVEDYTESVSYDRNLYREDIAGSQAHAKMLAEQGVLTVEEAETLVKGLDQVFEEIESGKFEWKKEMEDLHMNIESRLTEIVGSVGGKLHTGRSRNDQVATTFRLNVVHSLEAWKVALEKLIAVFTTKAEAHTDVLLPGYTHLQPAQPVSLAHHMLAYAWMFKRDHSRVCDCLKRANVCPLGAAALAGTTYPLKPSVSAQHLGMEDTFRNSLDAVSDRDFVMEAMFAGSLIMTHLSRICEELIIWANPCFGFIKLPDAFSTGSSIMPQKKNPDVCELMRGKTGRVYGDLFSLMTICKGLPLAYNRDMQEDKEPFFDVDKTVHASVSIMADMMEAMGFNPQNMKAALKKGFLNATELADYLVGKGIPFREAHHITGSAVAYAEKASKGLEDLTIEELKTFSDKIDGDVFEILSYEAAVKRRVSPGGTGPESVKAQISELKDWLA
- a CDS encoding bacteriohemerythrin — encoded protein: MSNEEISAHSLHTGIGLIDSQHQTFFTLLKKIKKSINENSPEDISRIIEELHLYTLYHFETEEKLLEKHGLVSIEEHKEKHRLMAEQIEEFRLQEITDPISLAEHMNIFFTVWLIEHIQNTDIEDLKIVTQKN
- a CDS encoding argininosuccinate synthase produces the protein MSKIEKVVLAYSGGLDTSIILKWIKNEYDCEVITLTADLGQGEELDGIEEKALSTGATKAFVEDLREEFARDFIFPCFRASAIYEGRYLLGTSIARPLIAKRMVEIAESEGAQALAHGATGKGNDQVRFELAGMGMNPRLKTIAPWREWDLKSRTDLMEYAKENGIDIPVTRKKPWSMDANLLHVSFEGSELEDPWNAPSPESYRYCTPIEKAPDEAEVITLDFEKGDPVAINGVKYSPAALIEKLNELGGKHGIGRVDMVENRFVGMKSRGVYETPGGTIIHTAHRDLEGLCMDREVMHLRDSLIPKYAEMIYNGFWYAPERIALQAMIDETQKTITGTVRLKLYKGNVIPEGRKSPYSLYREDLATFEEDEVYNQKDAEGFIKLVGLRLKGKTSSGSNWIKEGDVCEE
- the cdaA gene encoding diadenylate cyclase CdaA is translated as MFEFLGFQISWKELLDIGLVAVVYFYIILLVRGTRAAAVIWGLLLVLTVYYVSDVFGLYTLNWLLTNFLSSIFLVIIVLFQRDIRKGLAQMGAGRLWHKKDFELAVIDEIGAAMDSMARQKIGALVVIQKNVPLGDIIEKGVEINGKVSKQLLINIFWPDTPLHDGAVVIDSDKIVAASCILPLAQVSTRQSAVGTRHRAALGISEETDAIAIIVSEERGTISVAIGGKLTTSLDIVRLKRVLRNVFD
- the folP gene encoding dihydropteroate synthase, whose amino-acid sequence is MTKDYSWTIKGGRVLGPAPFFIAGIVNVTPDSFYDGGKNFDYQQAVAHGVELARQGAHILDVGGESTRPFADPVSVKDELERVIPVVRELSSKYVVSVDTVKSEVARAALENGAGIINDVSAFAQDPALLEVIGDSKPGYVLMHSQGTPEKMQLSPHYDNIIEEILTFFKKSLEKLVKSGLPERNIVVDPGIGFGKSLEHNLDILRNIDKIMDLGFPVYMGLSNKSLWGKLLGLKPDERQNATQAATAVLAAKGVPIHRVHEVALTSQTLKIVQEISGAY
- a CDS encoding HD-GYP domain-containing protein; the encoded protein is MFTRILQFFDFSDWSFFSSSHHIQMSILRRIAGVSVLLAVCVGSIAYYSEMRNVGQEVGQMAINQVDYTMKNSLPLITNPTKENLVKLNSILKIDLDRSDFVLIELYTPEKEEMAEAAQAGVESIDQQAAIHGKELLKQEQTTYRNFVTGGHHYVQVFTALKDQGEINVGYFEGLYRVSDAKWSAIVSRVYYIVGFVVFAVLGTAAILYPIICRLISGILSFSTNLAEANIGMLISMGAAIAKRDCDTDAHNYRVTILAVMLAESLGLSAEKIRTLIVGSFLHDVGKIAIADAILLKPGKLNEDEWTIMKTHVDHGVDVVKEHAWLAQAIPVVHAHHEKYDGTGYPSGLTGENIPLGARIFALADVFDALYSKRPYKDPFPFEKCLSIIEEGSGNHFDPMLVEPFIKVAKKFVTVPDLEKTEVLRPILVKYIDNYFQIILDK
- the ftsH gene encoding ATP-dependent zinc metalloprotease FtsH, which codes for MNSFAKNLLVWVTIMLVMIVLFNLFNQPQTSQLKLSYTDFLMRVDEGEVIQVKIQGQKISGVMVGDKRFVTYTPDDPSLVSNLIKKKIEVVAEPEEEAPWYMTLFISWFPMLLLVGVWIFFMRQMQGGGGGRGGAMSFGRSKARMLNEETARVTFEDVAGVDEAKAELEEVVQFLSEPKKFTRLGGRIPKGVLLVGPPGTGKTLLARAVAGEAGVPFFSISGSDFVEMFVGVGASRVRDLFAQGKKNAPCLIFIDEIDAVGRQRGAGLGGGHDEREQTLNQLLVEMDGFESNEGVILIAATNRPDVLDPALLRPGRFDRQVVVPTPDVQGRAHILKVHTRKTPLAGEIDLDVIARGTPGFSGADLENLVNEAALYAAKNNQDHVLMVDFEEAKDKVLMGRERRSLILTDEEKKTTAYHEAGHALIAKLLENTDPVHKVTIIPRGRALGVTQQLPVDDRHNYSKGYLEDTLVMLLGGRVAEELILNQMTTGASNDIERATKMARSMVCQWGMSEKLGPMTFGETNDQVFLGKDFGHQRDFSEDTSRLIDSEVRRIIDTAHETARQLLAEHEEDLHKLAEALLERETISGADIDTLMDGGVLPPLEPVSTAKPATAARAYGSTSKTGYTPVKEAKDDKDSEEKDEFSFDEKPSDEDSKVSEVSVDEKETDEVKASDDKKSSE
- a CDS encoding CdaR family protein, which codes for MTAQRWKIAALALMMSVLTWYLVTGRELVETWVEFPMEIINPPQGMIIRDGMITKVSARLRGPKGLIRSLDTKKLAYSLDTGNLVVGSNPVNIIPEQLGLGSALEVVEIKPSHINLVMDMYVKKQVEVVPAWTGDLHRDFTLKKKYSEPTEVTLRGPASILKKVGQVQTQPIVVDTNTPENWTGDVPLRLPDEVESNPGVVSVTLEFAVRKGKMWVKVPLYILGPEDVDFSASQNFVRLLIEGPKPFFRKSGFRNEITASIDLNATIPIGKNVVPYEVSLPKGCIVKKRKPEAITVTISRQTPEGH